In Equus caballus isolate H_3958 breed thoroughbred chromosome 25, TB-T2T, whole genome shotgun sequence, one DNA window encodes the following:
- the LOC100065605 gene encoding calicin, protein MKLIFTEKNYNSFVLQKLNKQRKRKEFWDMALTVDHHVFYAHRVVLAAVSSVVKNIISGNDVKTTDELFITIDPSYLSPATVDQLLDYFYSGKVVISEQNVEELLRGAQYFNIPHLQIHCSDYLIKSIRHANCLRYLLLAELFGLQEVSDLAYTGICDNFHYWASPEGSVQPEGFMCCPPVIFGRLLQDENLHVLNEDQALSALIDWVYFRKEEREKYFKKFFSYINLNAVSNKTLMFASNKLMGMKNSSAHTSLIESVLVERQQERPSSLLSYQRKGALLDSVVILGGQKAQGKFNNGVFAYVIQENLWLKLSEMPYRAAALSATSAGHYIYISGGTNEQITGLKTAWRYNINDNSWTKLPDLPLGLVFHTMVTCRGTVYSVGGSIAPRQYVSSIYRYDERKEAWCPAGKMSIPMDATAVVTKGDQSLYIVTGRCLVKGYVSRVGVVDCFDTNTEEVVQSITFPIEFSHRPLLSFNQDNILCVHSHQQSMEINLQKTKANKMSTLLPLLPNSCPLDVSHAICAIGDGRVFVCGGVTTATDVQKRDYTINPNAYLLDPKTGEWKTLAPPPEALDCPACCLAKLPCKILQRN, encoded by the coding sequence ATGAAATTGATATTCACTGAGAAAAACTACAACAGCTTCGTGCTGCAGAAACTGAACAAACAGAGGAAACGCAAAGAATTTTGGGATATGGCCCTGACTGTGGACCACCATGTCTTTTATGCACATCGTGTTGTGCTGGCTGCCGTCTCTTCAGTAGTGAAGAACATCATCTCTGGCAATGATGTGAAGACCACTGATGAGCTGTTTATCACCATTGACCCCAGCTACCTGAGTCCGGCCACGGTGGACCAGCTCCTGGACTACTTCTACAGCGGCAAGGTGGTGATCTCGGAGCAGAACGTGGAGGAGCTCCTTCGTGGGGCCCAGTATTTCAACATACCACACCTTCAAATCCACTGCAGTGACTACCTGATTAAGTCCATCCGCCATGCCAACTGCTTGCGCTACCTCCTCTTGGCTGAGTTGTTTGGGCTCCAAGAGGTATCGGACTTGGCCTACACTGGGATCTGCGACAACTTCCACTACTGGGCCAGTCCTGAGGGCTCCGTGCAGCCTGAGGGCTTCATGTGCTGTCCACCTGTCATCTTTGGTCGCCTGCTTCAAGATGAAAACTTGCATGTGCTCAATGAGGACCAGGCTCTCAGCGCACTTATAGATTGGGTGTACTTCCGGAAGGAGGAGCGGGAGAAGTATTTCAAGAAGTTCTTCTCTTACATCAATCTCAATGCCGTCTCCAACAAGACACTGATGTTTGCCAGCAACAAGTTGATGGGCATGAAGAACAGCTCAGCCCACACATCCCTGATTGAGAGTGTCCTTGTGGAACGACAGCAGGAGAGGCCATCCAGCCTGCTGAGCTACCAGCGGAAAGGGGCCCTGCTTGATTCGGTGGTCATCCTTGGTGGCCAAAAGGCCCAGGGCAAGTTTAACAATGGAGTGTTTGCCTACGTCATCCAGGAGAACCTGTGGTTGAAGCTCTCAGAGATGCCCTATCGAGCAGCAGCACTTAGTGCCACCTCTGCTGGTCACTACATCTACATCTCTGGTGGCACCAATGAGCAGATTACAGGGCTGAAGACGGCTTGGCGATATAACATAAATGACAATTCCTGGACCAAGTTGCCTGACCTGCCACTTGGTCTTGTCTTCCATACCATGGTGACCTGTAGGGGGACAGTGTACTCAGTGGGTGGGAGCATTGCCCCAAGGCAGTATGTCTCTAGCATCTATCGTTATGATGAGCGCAAGGAGGCCTGGTGCCCGGCAGGGAAGATGAGCATCCCTATGGATGCCACAGCTGTGGTTACCAAGGGTGACCAGAGCCTGTACATTGTCACTGGGCGGTGCTTGGTGAAGGGCTATGTCTCCCGAGTTGGGGTGGTGGACTGCTTTGACACCAATACTGAGGAGGTTGTCCAGAGTATCACCTTCCCCATTGAGTTCAGCCACCGGCCCCTGCTCTCTTTCAATCAGGACAACATCCTCTGTGTGCACAGCCACCAGCAGAGCATGGAAATCAACCTGCAGAAGACAAAGGCCAACAAGATGAGTACGTTACTGCCTCTCTTGCCCAACAGCTGCCCCCTGGATGTGTCCCATGCTATATGCGCCATTGGAGACGGCAGGGTGTTTGTATGTGGGGGTGTCACCACAGCCACTGATGTTCAGAAAAGGGACTACACCATCAATCCAAACGCCTACTTGCTGGACCCGAAGACAGGCGAGTGGAAGACCCTGGCCCCCCCACCAGAGGCACTGGACTGTCCCGCCTGCTGTCTAGCCAAGCTACCTTGCAAGATTCTTCAAAGGAATTAA